Proteins encoded together in one Mycobacterium simiae window:
- the phoP gene encoding two-component system response regulator PhoP yields MTAPTVNETKPEARVLVVDDEDNIVELLSVSLKFQGFEVATATNGAQALDRARETRPDAVILDVMMPGMDGFGVLRRLRADGIDAPALFLTARDSLQDKIAGLTLGGDDYVTKPFSLEEVVARLRVILRRAGKGTTEAHNARLTFADIELDEETHEVWKAGEPVSLSPTEFTLLRYFVINAGTVLSKPKILDHVWRYDFGGDVNVVESYVSYLRRKIDTGEKRLLHTLRGVGYVLREPR; encoded by the coding sequence ATGACAGCGCCGACTGTAAACGAAACCAAACCCGAAGCACGTGTTCTCGTAGTGGATGACGAGGACAACATCGTCGAATTGCTCTCCGTGAGCCTCAAGTTCCAGGGATTCGAGGTCGCTACGGCGACCAACGGCGCACAAGCGCTCGACCGGGCCCGCGAAACCCGGCCCGACGCGGTGATTCTCGACGTCATGATGCCCGGAATGGACGGCTTCGGGGTGCTGCGTCGGCTGCGTGCCGACGGCATCGATGCTCCCGCGCTCTTCCTGACAGCCCGCGACTCGCTGCAGGACAAGATTGCGGGTTTAACCTTGGGCGGCGACGACTATGTGACGAAGCCGTTCAGCCTCGAGGAGGTTGTCGCCCGGTTGCGGGTCATCTTGCGACGCGCCGGTAAGGGCACCACGGAAGCGCACAACGCCCGCCTGACATTCGCCGACATCGAACTGGACGAAGAGACCCACGAAGTGTGGAAGGCCGGCGAACCGGTGTCGTTGTCTCCGACCGAATTCACTCTGCTGCGTTACTTCGTAATAAACGCCGGAACGGTGCTCAGCAAACCGAAAATCCTCGACCACGTGTGGCGTTACGACTTCGGCGGCGACGTCAACGTCGTCGAGTCTTATGTGTCCTACCTGCGTCGCAAGATCGATACTGGGGAGAAGCGGCTGCTGCATACTCTGCGCGGAGTGGGTTACGTCCTGCGGGAGCCGCGCTGA
- a CDS encoding ketosteroid isomerase family protein, with protein sequence MTQTAQSPALTASQSSWRCAQARDREGWLALMTDDVVIEDPIGPSVTNPDGSGVRGKDAVGEFFDNNIAKNQLTITCEETFPSSSPNEIAHILVLQSRFEGGMTSKVRGVFTYKVDDAGLITNMRGYWNLDVMEFGQED encoded by the coding sequence ATGACCCAAACCGCTCAATCGCCGGCTCTGACCGCGTCGCAGTCGTCGTGGCGGTGCGCCCAGGCCAGAGACCGCGAGGGCTGGCTGGCCCTGATGACAGACGACGTCGTCATCGAAGATCCGATCGGCCCGTCGGTCACCAACCCCGACGGCTCGGGAGTGCGCGGGAAGGACGCTGTCGGTGAGTTCTTCGACAACAACATCGCCAAGAACCAGCTCACCATCACTTGTGAGGAGACCTTCCCGTCCAGCTCTCCCAACGAGATCGCACATATTCTGGTGCTGCAGAGCAGATTTGAAGGCGGGATGACCAGCAAGGTGCGCGGCGTGTTCACCTATAAGGTCGACGACGCGGGCCTGATCACCAACATGCGCGGTTACTGGAACCTCGACGTGATGGAGTTCGGCCAAGAGGACTGA
- a CDS encoding nuclear transport factor 2-like protein, which yields MNSKASHSREDLEAWVQRWLQVNRDCEKAGDWRPLADFYAKDATYGWNIGPKEDVMCVGIDEIRDIALGLEMEGLENWVYEYQKVLIDEKQGEIVGFWKQIVNKTDGSKDEIYGIGGSWFRLNGDGLIEWQRDFFDFGHVAKMFAKLIESGDLSEGMQRRIERSVAGEKLPGYYPLGEAPVPIW from the coding sequence ATGAATTCCAAGGCGTCACATTCGCGGGAAGATCTTGAGGCGTGGGTGCAGCGCTGGCTGCAGGTAAACAGGGACTGCGAAAAGGCCGGTGACTGGCGGCCACTGGCCGACTTCTATGCCAAGGACGCCACCTATGGCTGGAACATCGGTCCCAAGGAAGACGTGATGTGCGTGGGCATCGACGAGATCCGCGACATCGCACTGGGACTGGAGATGGAGGGCCTGGAGAACTGGGTGTACGAATACCAGAAGGTGCTCATCGACGAGAAGCAAGGCGAGATCGTCGGCTTCTGGAAGCAGATCGTCAACAAGACCGACGGCAGCAAGGACGAGATCTACGGCATCGGCGGCAGCTGGTTCCGGCTCAACGGTGATGGGCTCATCGAGTGGCAACGCGACTTCTTCGACTTCGGTCACGTGGCCAAGATGTTCGCCAAACTCATCGAGTCCGGCGACCTCAGCGAAGGCATGCAGCGACGCATCGAACGCAGCGTCGCGGGTGAGAAGCTCCCCGGCTACTACCCGCTGGGCGAGGCGCCGGTTCCGATCTGGTGA
- a CDS encoding oxidoreductase, which produces MTGFPFLMAPGHIGAMRLRNRVVMSPMETMYGTPDGLPSARTRDYFAARARGGVGLITVGATGVDHRHPETPGGLHLATDDAVPAHRALVEVVHEHGAKIQPQIVHAGPDGLGPEIFGVASLGPSVIPSYLTGRPSSEITKQQLADVFDRFKAAVRRAAEAGYDGIELHAAHGYMLLGSFLAPQRNRRTDDYRGDSTRGRLQVVLEALAAIRAEVGDTLPITLRISGYERVAGGRPIYETARMAPQLVAAGVDAFHVSGGVIDRLVTGMVNAADDGDEVNVGAATAVKQVVDVPVITVGRIHDPARAEQILADGRADFVAMGRPLLADPELPRKIEAGHADRVRRCISCENCIDAMEQRFFVDCAVNPRTGRERELAATRAARAKRVTVIGGGPAGLEAARVAAERGHRVTLFERTGQLGGALRWACVLHPENQPFLQYLRDEINRSSTKVHLGQAVSADDVVAQAPDAVVVATGGRITVPPIPGTNLPHVYTGPGLRELLDGSANATDPAWQRLGASLLGGWRQRLVRPAAVRLATRAWMPVGRRVAIIGADLVALELAEFLAARRRLVSILAAGTDIAPEVGNKRKTEHMDRLDRLQVTVHVGAAVERITTRAVVFTPAGGTVRKLPADSVVIAGSVEPDTALFDTLRVALPDADVHAAGDCSGLGLIRKATEEGARAACAI; this is translated from the coding sequence GTGACGGGCTTCCCGTTCCTGATGGCGCCGGGACACATCGGCGCCATGAGGCTGCGCAATCGCGTGGTGATGTCTCCGATGGAGACGATGTACGGGACGCCGGACGGCTTGCCCTCCGCCCGCACTCGCGATTATTTCGCCGCGCGCGCTCGGGGCGGCGTCGGACTCATCACGGTGGGCGCCACGGGAGTCGACCATCGTCATCCCGAGACTCCCGGTGGATTGCATCTGGCCACCGATGACGCGGTCCCCGCGCACCGGGCACTGGTGGAGGTGGTGCACGAACACGGCGCCAAGATCCAGCCGCAGATCGTGCATGCCGGACCCGACGGCCTGGGGCCGGAAATCTTTGGCGTAGCGTCGCTGGGACCCTCGGTGATCCCTTCCTACCTCACTGGCCGCCCGTCGAGCGAAATCACTAAGCAGCAACTGGCCGACGTCTTCGACCGGTTCAAGGCCGCCGTCCGGCGTGCCGCCGAGGCCGGTTACGACGGAATCGAGCTGCACGCCGCACACGGCTACATGCTGCTCGGCTCTTTCCTTGCTCCGCAACGAAATCGGCGCACCGACGACTATCGGGGCGACTCGACGCGCGGCCGGCTGCAGGTGGTACTCGAAGCGTTGGCGGCGATCCGGGCCGAGGTGGGCGACACGTTACCGATCACGCTGCGTATCTCGGGGTACGAGCGAGTCGCCGGCGGCCGGCCGATCTACGAAACCGCGCGGATGGCACCCCAACTCGTGGCCGCCGGCGTGGATGCCTTCCACGTCAGCGGGGGCGTGATCGACCGCCTGGTCACCGGCATGGTCAACGCCGCCGACGATGGCGACGAGGTCAACGTCGGCGCCGCGACAGCCGTCAAGCAGGTGGTCGATGTGCCAGTGATTACCGTCGGCCGAATCCACGACCCCGCCCGCGCCGAACAGATTCTGGCCGATGGACGCGCGGACTTCGTTGCAATGGGGCGCCCACTGCTGGCCGACCCCGAGTTGCCGCGCAAAATTGAAGCCGGCCACGCCGACCGAGTGCGCCGGTGCATCTCCTGTGAAAACTGCATCGACGCAATGGAACAGCGGTTTTTTGTCGACTGCGCCGTCAATCCGCGAACCGGCCGGGAACGCGAACTGGCGGCAACCCGGGCGGCTCGCGCCAAGCGCGTCACCGTGATCGGCGGCGGCCCGGCTGGCCTGGAGGCCGCCCGGGTGGCCGCCGAGCGCGGCCACCGCGTCACGCTTTTCGAACGCACCGGGCAGCTGGGCGGGGCACTGCGCTGGGCGTGCGTGCTGCATCCGGAGAATCAGCCGTTCCTGCAGTACCTGCGTGACGAGATCAACCGCAGTTCCACCAAAGTCCATCTAGGACAGGCTGTTTCGGCCGATGACGTCGTCGCGCAAGCGCCCGATGCGGTGGTGGTGGCCACCGGCGGCCGGATCACGGTGCCGCCCATCCCGGGAACGAACCTGCCGCACGTGTACACCGGCCCCGGATTGCGCGAGCTACTCGACGGCAGTGCCAACGCCACCGATCCGGCATGGCAGCGGCTGGGCGCGTCGCTGCTGGGCGGCTGGCGGCAGCGGCTGGTCCGGCCCGCCGCAGTGCGGCTAGCCACCCGCGCCTGGATGCCGGTCGGTCGGCGCGTCGCCATCATCGGCGCCGACTTGGTGGCGCTGGAGCTCGCGGAGTTCCTCGCGGCCCGTCGCCGGCTGGTGTCGATCTTGGCAGCCGGCACGGACATCGCCCCGGAAGTCGGCAACAAACGTAAGACCGAACACATGGATCGCCTGGACCGGTTACAGGTCACCGTGCATGTGGGTGCGGCCGTCGAACGGATTACCACGCGGGCCGTCGTGTTCACGCCTGCCGGCGGGACGGTCCGGAAGCTGCCCGCCGACAGTGTCGTGATCGCCGGATCGGTCGAGCCCGACACCGCTCTGTTCGACACGTTGCGGGTCGCCCTGCCCGACGCCGACGTGCACGCCGCCGGTGATTGCAGCGGCCTCGGGCTCATTCGAAAGGCAACCGAGGAAGGCGCACGCGCCGCGTGCGCGATCTAG
- a CDS encoding SDR family oxidoreductase: protein MPRFEPLPERRPAIVAGASSGIGEATAIELAAHGFPVALGARRVDKLDDIVGKINANGGEAVGFHLDVTDPNSVKSFVAQTVDALGEIEVLVAGAGDTYFGKLAEITTDEFESQLQIHLVGANRLAGAVLPGMLDRQRGDLIFVGSDVALRQRPHMGAYGAAKAALVAMVTNFQMELEGTGVRASIVHPGPTKTSMGWSLPAEKIGPALEDWAKWGQARHDYFLRAADLARAITFVAETPRGGFIANMELQPEAPLADNKTRHKLALGEEGMPS from the coding sequence ATGCCCCGCTTTGAGCCCCTGCCCGAACGTCGACCGGCCATCGTGGCCGGTGCGTCCTCTGGCATCGGAGAAGCCACCGCGATCGAACTCGCCGCGCACGGCTTCCCGGTGGCGCTGGGCGCCCGGCGGGTGGACAAGCTCGACGACATCGTCGGCAAGATCAACGCCAACGGCGGCGAGGCGGTGGGATTTCATCTCGACGTCACCGATCCGAACTCGGTGAAATCATTTGTCGCGCAGACGGTCGACGCGCTTGGTGAGATCGAGGTCCTGGTGGCCGGGGCGGGCGATACGTACTTTGGCAAGCTCGCCGAGATCACCACCGACGAGTTCGAATCCCAGCTGCAGATTCACCTCGTCGGCGCCAACCGGCTGGCCGGCGCGGTGTTGCCCGGCATGCTCGATCGGCAGCGCGGCGACCTGATCTTCGTCGGCTCCGACGTGGCGCTGCGTCAGCGCCCGCACATGGGCGCCTATGGCGCCGCCAAGGCGGCACTCGTCGCGATGGTCACCAACTTTCAAATGGAGCTGGAGGGCACCGGCGTGCGGGCCTCGATCGTGCACCCGGGCCCGACGAAGACATCGATGGGGTGGAGCCTGCCGGCCGAGAAGATCGGTCCTGCCCTGGAGGACTGGGCGAAATGGGGCCAGGCCCGTCACGACTACTTCCTGCGCGCGGCGGACCTGGCGCGGGCCATCACGTTCGTCGCCGAGACACCGCGCGGCGGCTTCATCGCCAACATGGAGCTGCAGCCCGAAGCGCCGCTGGCCGACAACAAGACTCGTCACAAACTCGCGCTCGGCGAAGAGGGGATGCCGTCATGA
- a CDS encoding cytochrome P450, with protein sequence MTSTAIVPRVSGGEEEHGHLEEFRTDPIGLMKRVREECGDVGWFQLVDKHVILLSGARANEFFFRSADEDLDQAEAYPFMTPIFGKGVVFDASPERRKEMLHNSALRGEQMKGHATTIEGEVKKMIADWGEEGEIELLDFFAELTIYTSTACLIGLKFREQLDHRFAEYYHELERGTDPLCYVDPYLPIESFRRRDEARVKLVALVQEIMDQRLANPPQDKADRDMLDVLVSIKDEDGNPRFSADEVTGMFISLMFAGHHTSSGTSAWTLIELIRHPDVYAEVRAELEELYADGQEVSFHALRSIPKLDNVVKETLRLHPPLIILMRVAKGEFEVEGFPIHDGDFVAASPAISNRIPEDFPDPDTFRPDRYLKPEQADIVNRWTWIPFGAGRHRCVGAAFAQMQIKAIFSVLLREYEFEMAQPADSYHNDHSKMVVQLARPAKVRFRKRKG encoded by the coding sequence ATGACATCTACCGCTATCGTGCCGCGGGTGTCCGGGGGTGAAGAAGAGCACGGCCACCTCGAGGAGTTCCGCACCGACCCGATCGGTTTGATGAAACGGGTCCGCGAGGAATGCGGCGATGTGGGGTGGTTCCAACTCGTCGACAAACACGTCATCCTGCTGTCCGGCGCCCGCGCCAACGAATTCTTCTTCCGCTCCGCGGATGAGGATCTGGACCAGGCCGAGGCCTATCCGTTTATGACGCCGATCTTCGGTAAAGGTGTGGTGTTCGACGCCAGCCCCGAGCGGCGCAAGGAGATGCTGCACAACTCGGCGCTGCGCGGCGAGCAGATGAAGGGCCACGCCACCACCATCGAGGGCGAAGTCAAGAAGATGATCGCCGACTGGGGTGAGGAGGGTGAGATCGAGCTGCTCGACTTCTTCGCCGAGCTGACCATCTACACCTCGACGGCCTGCCTGATCGGCCTGAAGTTCCGTGAGCAACTGGACCACCGCTTCGCCGAGTACTACCACGAACTGGAACGCGGCACCGATCCGCTCTGCTACGTCGATCCCTACCTGCCGATCGAGAGCTTCCGGCGCCGTGATGAGGCGCGCGTCAAACTCGTTGCGCTGGTGCAGGAAATCATGGACCAGCGGCTGGCCAACCCGCCGCAGGACAAGGCCGACCGCGACATGCTCGACGTGCTGGTGTCGATCAAGGACGAGGACGGCAATCCCCGTTTCTCCGCCGACGAGGTCACCGGGATGTTCATCTCGCTGATGTTCGCTGGGCACCACACCAGCTCCGGCACCTCAGCCTGGACGCTGATCGAGCTGATCCGCCATCCCGACGTGTACGCCGAGGTGCGGGCGGAGCTCGAAGAACTCTACGCCGACGGCCAGGAGGTAAGTTTCCATGCGCTGCGGTCGATTCCAAAGCTGGACAACGTGGTCAAAGAAACCCTGCGGCTGCACCCGCCGCTGATCATCCTGATGCGGGTCGCAAAGGGCGAGTTCGAGGTTGAAGGTTTTCCGATTCACGACGGCGATTTCGTCGCGGCGTCCCCGGCGATCTCCAACCGGATTCCCGAGGACTTTCCCGATCCGGACACATTCCGTCCGGACCGCTACCTCAAGCCCGAACAGGCCGACATCGTCAACCGGTGGACCTGGATCCCGTTCGGCGCGGGGCGACACCGCTGTGTCGGCGCGGCCTTCGCCCAAATGCAGATCAAGGCGATCTTCTCGGTTTTGTTGCGCGAGTATGAGTTCGAGATGGCACAGCCGGCCGACAGCTATCACAACGACCACTCCAAAATGGTGGTGCAGCTAGCCCGGCCGGCCAAGGTGCGGTTCCGCAAACGGAAGGGGTGA
- a CDS encoding HIT family protein, whose product MASIFTKIINRELPGRFVYEDDDVVAFLTIEPMTQGHTLVVPRAEIDQWQDVDSAALGRVMSVSQLIGKAVCKAFRAERAGLIIAGLEVPHLHVHVFPTRSLSDFGFANVDRNPSPESLDQAQARIKAALEQLT is encoded by the coding sequence ATGGCGTCGATCTTCACCAAGATCATTAACCGTGAGCTACCCGGCCGATTCGTTTACGAGGACGACGACGTCGTCGCATTCCTGACGATCGAGCCCATGACGCAGGGGCACACCCTGGTCGTGCCCCGCGCCGAGATCGATCAGTGGCAAGACGTCGACAGCGCGGCATTGGGCCGGGTGATGTCGGTGAGTCAGCTGATCGGCAAGGCCGTCTGCAAGGCATTCCGCGCCGAACGTGCCGGCCTGATCATCGCTGGGCTCGAGGTGCCGCATCTGCATGTGCACGTCTTCCCCACCCGCAGTCTCAGCGACTTCGGTTTCGCCAATGTCGACCGCAATCCGTCGCCGGAATCACTGGACCAAGCTCAGGCCCGGATCAAGGCGGCCCTGGAGCAGCTGACCTGA
- a CDS encoding cytochrome P450 translates to MTVHIGDHELVLDPYDYHFHEDPYPYYKRLRDEAPLYRNDELNFWALSRHQDVLQGFRNSTTLSNKYGVSLDPASRGPHASKTMSFLAMDDPAHLRLRTLVSKGFTPRRIRELEPRVTEIAVRHLDTMLDLASSGATVDFVDEFAGKLPMDVISELMGVPEQDRVQVRAWADGVMHREEGVTDVPPEAVEASLNLIVYYQQMVADRRAKLTDDLTSALLEAEIDGDRLTDDEVLGFMFLMVIAGNETTTKLLANAAFWGHKHPDQLAPVYDDAALVPQWVEETLRYDTSSQILARTVSGELTLYDTTIPDGDVLLLLPGSAHRDERVFDNPDEYLIGRDIGSKLMSFGSGAHFCLGAHLARMEARVALTELFKRIRGYRVDEANAVRVHSSNVRGFAHLPITVESR, encoded by the coding sequence ATGACCGTGCACATCGGAGACCACGAGTTGGTGCTTGACCCCTACGATTACCACTTCCACGAGGATCCGTACCCGTATTACAAGCGGCTGCGCGACGAGGCCCCGCTGTACCGCAATGATGAATTGAACTTCTGGGCGCTATCGCGCCACCAGGATGTGCTGCAGGGATTTCGCAACAGCACCACGCTTTCCAACAAGTACGGGGTGTCGTTGGACCCGGCCTCGCGCGGCCCACATGCCAGCAAGACGATGAGCTTTCTGGCCATGGATGATCCCGCCCACTTGAGGCTGCGTACCCTGGTGTCGAAGGGCTTCACGCCGCGCCGTATCCGCGAGCTGGAACCGCGGGTCACCGAGATCGCGGTCAGACACCTCGACACCATGCTCGACCTCGCCTCGTCCGGCGCCACCGTGGATTTCGTCGACGAGTTCGCGGGCAAACTGCCGATGGACGTGATCTCTGAGCTGATGGGCGTGCCGGAACAGGACCGCGTGCAGGTGCGAGCCTGGGCCGACGGAGTGATGCATCGCGAGGAAGGCGTCACCGACGTTCCGCCGGAGGCGGTCGAGGCTTCGCTCAACCTGATCGTCTACTACCAGCAGATGGTGGCCGACCGGCGCGCCAAACTGACCGACGATCTCACGTCGGCCCTACTGGAGGCCGAGATCGACGGCGACCGGCTCACCGACGACGAAGTCCTCGGCTTCATGTTCTTGATGGTGATCGCCGGCAACGAGACCACCACCAAACTCCTTGCCAACGCCGCGTTTTGGGGGCACAAGCATCCCGACCAGCTCGCGCCCGTCTACGACGACGCCGCCCTGGTGCCGCAGTGGGTGGAAGAGACCCTGCGCTATGACACCTCGAGTCAGATCCTGGCCCGCACCGTGTCCGGCGAGCTGACTCTCTATGACACCACCATCCCCGACGGGGATGTCCTGCTGCTGCTGCCCGGCTCCGCCCATCGCGACGAGCGGGTGTTCGACAACCCAGACGAGTATCTGATCGGACGCGATATCGGTTCCAAACTCATGAGTTTCGGTAGCGGCGCGCACTTCTGCCTCGGTGCCCACCTGGCCCGGATGGAAGCCCGCGTGGCGCTCACCGAGTTGTTCAAGCGAATCCGCGGATACCGGGTGGACGAGGCCAACGCCGTCCGCGTCCACTCCAGCAATGTCCGCGGATTCGCTCACCTACCCATCACCGTGGAGAGCCGCTGA
- a CDS encoding sensor histidine kinase, with amino-acid sequence METSTPVPHGLPLRVGLVAATLVLVACGLAASGVMVTSILRHSLISRIDQTLLEASRGWASAPRRQVPASPYEGPDPGRPPSKYYVRGIGPDGKPFTAINDRNAEPALPPDNDVGPNPTTLESVNGSDIQWRAVSVRGPNGLTTVAIDLSDVDNTVRSLVWLQFGIGVAVLAVVGIAGFAVVHRSLRPLIEVEQTAAAIAAGQLDRRVPERDPRTEVGRLSLALNGMLTQIQQAVASSESSAEKARSSEDRMRRFITDASHELRTPLTTIRGFAELYRQGAARDVAMLLSRIENEASRMGLLVDDLLLLARLDVQRPLEHHRVDLLALASDAVHDGQAIDPKRRISMEVLDGPGTPEVVGDEPRIRQVLSNLVANALQHTPVTAHVIVRVGTSGDDAVIEVADTGPGMSQEDASRVFERFYRTDSSRARASGGTGLGLSIVASLVQAHGGTVTVQTAPGKGCCFRVTLPRVSDVAAQLT; translated from the coding sequence ATGGAGACGTCCACACCGGTCCCGCACGGATTACCCCTGCGGGTAGGTTTGGTCGCCGCGACCCTGGTACTGGTGGCCTGCGGGCTGGCCGCCTCGGGCGTCATGGTCACCTCAATCCTGCGGCACAGTCTGATCAGCCGCATCGACCAGACGCTGCTCGAGGCCTCCCGCGGGTGGGCGTCGGCGCCGCGACGGCAGGTTCCGGCGTCCCCCTACGAGGGTCCGGATCCGGGGCGGCCGCCGTCAAAGTACTACGTACGCGGAATCGGTCCCGACGGCAAGCCGTTCACCGCGATCAATGACCGCAACGCCGAGCCCGCCCTGCCGCCCGACAACGACGTCGGCCCGAACCCGACGACGCTGGAGTCGGTCAACGGTTCGGACATTCAGTGGCGGGCGGTCTCGGTTCGCGGACCCAACGGCCTGACGACCGTGGCGATCGACCTGTCCGACGTCGATAACACGGTGCGGTCCTTGGTGTGGCTGCAGTTCGGCATCGGGGTCGCGGTGCTGGCCGTTGTGGGCATCGCAGGTTTTGCGGTGGTGCACCGCAGCCTGCGGCCGTTGATCGAAGTCGAACAGACGGCCGCCGCGATCGCCGCCGGGCAGCTGGATCGTCGGGTCCCCGAACGCGATCCGCGTACCGAGGTGGGCCGACTTTCCTTGGCGCTCAACGGGATGCTCACCCAGATTCAGCAAGCGGTGGCCTCGTCGGAGTCCTCGGCCGAAAAGGCCCGGAGCTCAGAGGATCGGATGCGCCGGTTCATCACCGACGCCAGCCACGAGCTACGCACCCCGCTCACCACTATCCGCGGCTTCGCGGAACTGTATCGGCAGGGCGCCGCCCGCGACGTAGCCATGCTGCTGTCGCGCATCGAGAATGAAGCCAGTAGGATGGGCCTACTGGTCGACGACCTGCTGCTGCTGGCGCGCCTCGACGTGCAACGGCCGCTAGAACACCACCGCGTCGACTTGCTGGCGCTGGCCAGCGATGCCGTGCATGACGGGCAGGCGATCGATCCCAAGCGGCGCATTTCGATGGAGGTGCTGGACGGGCCCGGCACCCCCGAGGTGGTCGGCGACGAGCCCCGCATACGCCAGGTGCTGAGCAACCTGGTGGCCAACGCCTTGCAGCACACACCGGTCACCGCGCACGTCATAGTGCGGGTCGGCACCTCCGGCGACGACGCGGTGATCGAGGTGGCCGACACCGGCCCCGGCATGAGCCAGGAGGATGCGTCCCGGGTCTTCGAGCGGTTCTACCGCACCGACTCGTCGAGGGCCCGCGCCAGCGGCGGGACCGGGCTCGGCCTGTCCATCGTCGCCTCGCTGGTGCAGGCGCACGGCGGCACGGTGACCGTGCAGACCGCGCCCGGCAAGGGCTGCTGTTTCCGTGTCACCCTGCCGCGGGTCAGCGATGTTGCCGCCCAGCTGACATGA
- a CDS encoding ferredoxin — protein sequence MPFRIGADLDLCQGHAMCELEAPDYFRVPKRGKVEIVDPEPPEDARDEVELAVQMCPTQALFIKEKED from the coding sequence ATGCCTTTTCGAATCGGAGCAGATTTGGATCTATGCCAGGGCCACGCCATGTGCGAACTGGAGGCACCGGACTACTTCCGAGTGCCCAAGCGGGGCAAGGTCGAGATCGTCGATCCCGAGCCACCCGAAGACGCCCGCGACGAGGTCGAGCTTGCGGTGCAAATGTGCCCAACCCAAGCACTATTCATCAAAGAGAAAGAAGACTGA
- a CDS encoding NDMA-dependent alcohol dehydrogenase, producing the protein MKTKGALIWEFNQPWSIEEIEIGDPQAHEVKIQMEAAGMCHSDHHLVTGGIPMAGFPVLGGHEGAGIVTEVGPGVEDIAPGDHVVLSFIPSCGQCPTCQAGMRNLCDLGAGLLGGAAVSDGTFRIQARGQNVFPMTLLGTFSPYMVVHRSSVVKIDPSVPFEVAALVGCGVTTGYGSSVRTADIRPGQDVAIVGVGGVGMAALQGAVNAGARYIFAIDPVEWKRDQAMKFGATHVYPDIFAAMAGMAEVTYGLMAHKVIVTVGELQGADIDNYLNITQKGGTCVLTAIGSLLDTNVTLNLAMLTLMQKNLQGTIFGGGNPQYDIPQLLSMYTAGKLNLDDMITRQYRLEQINDGYQDMLDGKNIRGVIRYTDADR; encoded by the coding sequence GTGAAGACAAAAGGCGCACTGATCTGGGAGTTCAACCAGCCCTGGTCCATCGAGGAGATCGAGATCGGCGACCCGCAAGCCCATGAGGTCAAGATCCAGATGGAAGCGGCAGGCATGTGCCACTCCGACCACCACCTGGTCACCGGCGGCATCCCGATGGCCGGCTTCCCAGTGCTCGGGGGCCACGAGGGCGCCGGCATCGTCACCGAGGTCGGGCCGGGCGTCGAGGACATCGCCCCCGGTGATCACGTCGTGCTGTCGTTCATCCCGTCCTGCGGGCAATGTCCGACCTGTCAGGCGGGCATGCGCAACCTCTGCGACCTGGGCGCTGGACTGCTCGGCGGCGCCGCGGTGTCCGACGGCACGTTCCGTATCCAGGCACGCGGACAGAATGTCTTCCCCATGACACTGCTGGGGACCTTCTCGCCGTACATGGTCGTGCACCGCAGCTCGGTGGTGAAGATCGACCCGTCGGTCCCCTTCGAGGTGGCCGCGCTGGTCGGTTGCGGCGTGACCACGGGCTACGGTTCGTCGGTACGCACCGCCGACATCCGGCCAGGCCAAGACGTCGCTATCGTCGGCGTCGGCGGGGTGGGCATGGCGGCGCTGCAGGGTGCGGTCAACGCCGGTGCCCGCTACATCTTCGCGATCGACCCGGTTGAGTGGAAGCGCGACCAGGCCATGAAGTTCGGCGCCACCCACGTCTACCCCGACATCTTTGCCGCGATGGCGGGCATGGCGGAGGTTACCTACGGTTTGATGGCGCATAAGGTCATCGTCACGGTGGGTGAGTTGCAAGGCGCCGACATCGACAACTACCTCAACATCACCCAAAAGGGCGGCACCTGCGTGCTGACCGCGATCGGCAGCCTGCTGGACACCAACGTCACCCTGAACCTGGCGATGCTGACCCTGATGCAGAAGAACTTGCAGGGCACCATCTTCGGCGGCGGTAACCCGCAGTACGACATCCCGCAGTTGTTGTCGATGTACACGGCCGGAAAGCTGAACCTGGACGACATGATCACTCGCCAATATCGGCTCGAGCAGATCAATGACGGTTACCAGGACATGCTGGACGGCAAGAACATTCGCGGCGTGATCCGCTACACCGACGCCGACCGGTAA